Within Aspergillus oryzae RIB40 DNA, chromosome 2, the genomic segment cttcccttcctttccgctTGCTTCCaaccatatatatatcgcaGCGCTGCCGGAACATCCCGAGGATAGAAATATCTCTTTTGAGCTCCAGATACCTCTGTTCTTTCCTGTTATACTTAATTCTACTCTAGAGTTGCATCTCGGTATTCGGTATCCGCGCTTCTCCGCACACCGACCCGAAGATAACCATTATCGGCTTCAAGGTTGAGTCATTCACATTTGGAAAGGAGTTAATCCAAACGTCCAAACTGAATCTACTGTCCCAATTGTATACACCAGAGTAATTGGACTCAACCTTGAGCGTAGACACGCTCAATttcaaagaaacaagtacCAACGCCACATATATTACTCTGCCCCGCTCAAGTGAGGGGCATATCTTTGCGACTCAACATGCCTGCAGACACCGATCCCAGTCTTCAATTCGATTCAATTGAAGATACAATTAAGGCTTTCAGTGAGTATTGCTCCCCTTACCGCTCCCTCcacattcttcccatttGTGCTGAAGGCGCACGCATGTGGAAACGTCCCGAGGCAATTCCTACCGGCAACGCTAACCCACATGACTCTGCATAGAGAATGGCGAATTCATAATTGTGCTTGATTCACAAGACCGTGAAAATGAAGGCGATCTTATTATTGCCGCCGACTCAATTACCCCCGCTCAGATGGCTTTCCTGGTTCGCTTCACAAGGTGGGATATCCTCTCCGCCCGATATCCTCATAACTCTTAACTGCAATTGCGTGCGTCTCTTATACCGCAGTCACTaatctttccttccccgAACCAGTGGTTTAATTTGCGCGCCCGTATCCCCCGAAATCGCTAGTCGACTCAGTCTACCTCAAATGGTGATTGAGAATGCAGACCCGAAAGGAACCGCATACACGATTTCCGTCGACTCAAGTGACCCATCCGTTACCACCGGTATCTCCGCACAGGACCGCGCCCTCGCATGCCGAACACTTGCCTCCCCTACTGCCCGCGCCGAAGATTTCCGGAGACCGGGCCATATCATTCCCCTCCAGGCCAGGAGCGGTGGTGTGCGCGAACGGAGAGGACACACTGAAGCCGCAGTCGAGTTCTGCCGTCTGACTGGTAAGGTACAAGCTGGTGTGATTGCtgagttggtggaggacgGCGAGCTGGTCCCGGGCGTCCCAGAAATCGGTGGCAATAACGGCATGATGAGACGTGATGGGTGCTTGAAGTTCGGCAAGAAATGGGGCATCAAGGTATGCACTATCGAAGACCTGGTTGACTACGTCGAGAAAACAGAGGGTAGCTCTTCTGTTGTCACGAATGGAAAACAGTAAGAAGTCCAAGTGTGACAATGTTTCTTGTATAGCCGTGTTTCCCTTTACTGTCGTTTATTTTAACTATTCTTCTCGGTTCTTTCCATTGCGGAGTGCATGTTTACGACCTGTTCATGAGGCTGtttttgtatgtactatTGCTAAGCGACAAGTGGAGGCTGGGTGGGCAAAAGGACATCTAGGATATCAGATGGCCATACTTCTCTCGGTTTATGGATTGGGCACGACAGGGCAATCTGGAGTGAcagaaatagatatagattgAAAATATGCTGGTTACATATCTGTAAATTTAGTCTATGAAGCAAAGTTATTTGGAAATGAGCATTGACCGTTTATAACAGAAATTAGAAttcaccaccacaaccacaaccaaatCCGTGTAGCaaagcatcatcctcgttcttttctcgatttcacattcacaatgtGGCCCTCCTCGCTTGCACATTGTGATCGTGAGTAAGTATAAATAGAGATAATATCGAAGTTTAGAGGCTAGAACTGGTAAACATTTCACATACAGTTCCCGGTAAAAGTATTGGTCCAAAATCGCCTCTGCTCTATTGACCCGAATAGGGGACGGGAATCTCAATCAACTTCTTatcgaaaaagaatgtgGTTAGGTAGAATATCTTAATCCAGAAAACTAAGTTCCTGTCAGGTCAGATATCTCTATCTAAAGCAAGAGCTTTGCCAATGCGTATTATGATAGAGACAGACTTTGACACTATAGCATCCATATATACACGCTTCGGTGTTGACCAGCCCGATaatgaaaagacaaaaggagATAAATATATCTTGCGCTTGCTAATGGTGTTGTCTATAAAGAGCAGGAAGTGTAGTCAATCTAACAAGGTATGCTATCCGAATCAGTAGATACCCAAGTTCCCCAATAAGTCTC encodes:
- a CDS encoding 3,4-dihydroxy-2-butanone-4-phosphate synthase RIB3 (bifunctional GTP cyclohydrolase II/3, 4-dihydroxy-2butanone-4-phosphate synthase); protein product: MPADTDPSLQFDSIEDTIKAFKNGEFIIVLDSQDRENEGDLIIAADSITPAQMAFLVRFTSGLICAPVSPEIASRLSLPQMVIENADPKGTAYTISVDSSDPSVTTGISAQDRALACRTLASPTARAEDFRRPGHIIPLQARSGGVRERRGHTEAAVEFCRLTGKVQAGVIAELVEDGELVPGVPEIGGNNGMMRRDGCLKFGKKWGIKVCTIEDLVDYVEKTEGSSSVVTNGKQ